DNA from Desulfuromonas sp. AOP6:
GAAGCCGGCCACCCCCTTCTCGGTGATACCCGATATGGCGGCCTTGATCATGTGGAGTCTTTGTCTGTCGGAAGGCAGATGCTCCATGCCTGGAAGATAGTCTTTCCTCACCCTGTTTATGGCGATGTTAAAGTATTGGAGGCACCTGTCCCTTCTGATATGAAAAGGGTGGTTGAGGAGCTCTCTTGAACTGACCTGGTTGTTGTGCCGCATAAGCCTGGAAATCATGCTTTGTCTTGTCGGAACGATCCGAATTCTTTAAGGAAGTGTCATGTTGACTTATCCTCAGATAGATCCAATCATTTTTCAAATTGGCCCCCTGGCTGTCCGCTGGTACGGCGTGATGTACCTTGTGGGATTTATCATCTCCTATTTCATCATTGGACATTTGTCTCGTCAGCGCGGTCTGGGGATTGATCGTGACGGTATATCCGATCTTCTCTTCTATGCCGCGCTTGGGGTTATTCTGGGAGGAAGGTTAGGGTACACTCTGTTCTATAAGTTCTCTTACTACCTCTCTCACCCGTTGGAAGTCCTGGCCATATGGGAAGGCGGCATGAGTTTTCATGGGGGATTGCTCGGTGTCGTGATCGCTGTGATTATTTTCTGCAAGCGTCGGAAGATTTCCGTCCTGTTGACTGGCGATATCCTGGTGACTGCTGCTGCAGTTGGTCTTGGGCTTGGACGTATTGGGAATTTTATCAATGGGGAACTGTGGGGGCGAGTGACGGATGTGCCCTGGGGGATGATTTTCCCACAAGCTGGTTTGCTTCCCAGACACCCGAGTCAGTTGTATGAGGCTGTTTTGGAAGGACTTGTTCTTTTTATTGTTTTATGGTTTTTGCACCGGAAGAATCCTCCTGCCGGCGTCCCTTTTTTTATGTTTTTTCTCGGGTATGGCTTTTTTCGATTTATGGTCGAGTTTTTCAGGCAGCCCGACGAACATCTCGGCTTTCTCTGGGCGGGAGCCACCATGGGGCAGTTGCTGTCCATCCCTATGGTCATGGTTGGCGTGATTGGTCTCTGGGTCATTCTAAAAAGGAATAAATGACGTGTCTAAGGTTTGCGCTATTGTTTTTGACTGCGACGGAGTTCTTTTTGAAAGCCGCGTTGCCAACCTGGCC
Protein-coding regions in this window:
- the lgt gene encoding prolipoprotein diacylglyceryl transferase, which produces MTYPQIDPIIFQIGPLAVRWYGVMYLVGFIISYFIIGHLSRQRGLGIDRDGISDLLFYAALGVILGGRLGYTLFYKFSYYLSHPLEVLAIWEGGMSFHGGLLGVVIAVIIFCKRRKISVLLTGDILVTAAAVGLGLGRIGNFINGELWGRVTDVPWGMIFPQAGLLPRHPSQLYEAVLEGLVLFIVLWFLHRKNPPAGVPFFMFFLGYGFFRFMVEFFRQPDEHLGFLWAGATMGQLLSIPMVMVGVIGLWVILKRNK